A section of the Streptomyces sp. CG1 genome encodes:
- a CDS encoding response regulator transcription factor, producing the protein MRPRILIVEDDHALRDVLRRGLHDEDFDTLCAGDGATALRLATPDVSAVVLDVGLPDADGRDVCQAMRAGGFLAPVVFLTARHGLTDRLSGFSAGGDDYLPKPFHLAELAARLRAALRRAVPPAGTTGAGGLVLDAVRHTATVEGRRVDLTPTEFRLLAALSAAGGELVRRRELLRAGWPEGAQVSDNTLDQYLTRLRRKLRAAGSDRTIATARGIGHRLA; encoded by the coding sequence ATGCGTCCCAGGATCCTCATCGTCGAGGACGATCACGCCCTGCGTGACGTGCTGCGCCGCGGTCTGCACGACGAGGACTTCGACACGCTCTGCGCCGGCGACGGCGCCACGGCCCTGCGGCTGGCGACACCGGACGTGTCGGCCGTCGTGCTGGACGTCGGCCTGCCGGACGCCGACGGCCGCGACGTGTGCCAGGCGATGCGCGCGGGCGGCTTCCTCGCCCCGGTCGTCTTCCTGACCGCGCGGCACGGGCTCACGGACCGGCTCTCGGGCTTCTCGGCCGGTGGTGACGACTATCTGCCCAAGCCGTTCCACCTCGCCGAGCTGGCCGCCCGGCTGCGGGCCGCGCTGCGCCGGGCCGTGCCTCCGGCCGGCACCACCGGGGCGGGCGGACTGGTGCTGGACGCTGTCCGGCACACCGCCACCGTGGAGGGCAGGCGCGTCGATCTCACCCCTACGGAGTTCCGGCTGCTGGCGGCGCTCAGCGCGGCCGGCGGGGAGCTGGTGCGCCGCCGCGAGCTGCTCCGCGCGGGCTGGCCGGAGGGGGCACAGGTCAGCGACAACACGCTGGACCAGTACCTGACCAGGTTGCGCCGCAAGCTGCGCGCGGCGGGCAGCGACCGGACCATCGCCACCGCACGCGGGATCGGGCACCGCCTGGCATGA
- a CDS encoding glycoside hydrolase family 65 protein — protein MITDRSYSVEPWAVRETALDLDVLAQSESVFALSNGHVGWRGNLDEGEPHGLPGSYLNGVHEVHPLPYAEAGYGYPESGQTVINVTNGKVLRLLVDDEPFDLRYGRLVAHERVLDLRRGVLERTCEWTSPAGSTVRVRSTRLVSLTQRAMAAVAYEVEAVGGRSRVVIQSELVANETLPESNGDPRAAMALQSPLEQEDHFAAGSRLRLVHRTRRSGLRVAVAADHVVSGPERTTTRSESGSDVTRLTVTSVLEPGQRLRVEKLVAHGWSGTRSLPAMADQVDAALAAAAHDGWQGLLAEQRACLDDFWARADVEVEGDEEVQQAVRFALFHVLQAGSRAEQRAIPAKGLTGSGYDGHAFWDTEMFVLPVLTHTAPAAVAEALRWRYNTLDEARERAAQLGLGGAAFPWRTIAGPEGSAYWPAGTAAFHVNAGIADAVIRYVEATGDTEFEREAGVELLAETARLWRSLGHHDSRGVFHIDGVTGPDEYSAVADDNTYTNLMARQNLLAAADAVERHPREAARLGIDEEESAAWRDAAEAMHIPYNAELGVHEQHAGFTRYQRWDFAATRADQYPLLLHFPYFDLYRKQVIKQADLVLAMYTCGDFFTTGHAEEDEDQVARNFAYYEPLTVRDSSLSACCQAVIAAQAGHPDLAYAYTTEAALMDLQDLEHNTRDGLHIASLAGTWMALVAGFGGMRRDGERLRFAPRLPDRLSRLAFNVGFRGRRLRVDIGADKATYALLDGPPLTLRHHGEPLTVSTYEPAVRAVPPAVRRPAPRQPRHREPNGGL, from the coding sequence GTGATCACCGACCGGTCGTACAGCGTGGAGCCGTGGGCCGTCCGGGAGACCGCCCTCGATCTGGACGTCCTCGCCCAGAGCGAGTCGGTGTTCGCGCTGTCCAACGGGCATGTCGGCTGGCGCGGAAACCTCGACGAGGGCGAACCGCACGGCCTGCCCGGCAGCTACCTCAACGGCGTGCACGAGGTGCATCCGCTGCCGTACGCGGAGGCGGGCTACGGCTACCCGGAGTCGGGCCAGACGGTCATCAACGTCACCAACGGCAAGGTGCTCCGGCTGCTGGTGGACGACGAGCCGTTCGACCTGCGCTACGGCCGGCTCGTCGCCCATGAGCGGGTCCTGGACCTGCGCCGCGGGGTGCTGGAGCGGACCTGCGAGTGGACGTCCCCGGCAGGCTCCACGGTCCGGGTGCGCTCGACCCGGCTGGTGTCGCTGACCCAGCGCGCGATGGCCGCGGTGGCGTACGAGGTGGAGGCCGTCGGCGGCCGCAGCCGGGTGGTGATCCAGTCCGAGCTGGTCGCCAACGAGACCCTGCCGGAGTCGAACGGCGACCCGCGCGCGGCCATGGCGCTGCAGTCGCCGCTGGAGCAGGAGGACCACTTCGCCGCGGGCAGCCGGCTGCGGTTGGTGCACCGCACGCGGCGCAGCGGCCTCAGGGTGGCCGTGGCCGCCGACCACGTCGTCAGCGGCCCCGAGCGCACCACCACGCGGAGCGAGAGCGGCAGCGACGTGACCCGGCTGACAGTCACGTCCGTGCTGGAGCCCGGGCAGAGACTGCGGGTGGAGAAGCTGGTCGCGCACGGCTGGTCCGGCACCCGCTCGCTGCCCGCGATGGCCGACCAGGTCGACGCCGCGCTCGCTGCCGCCGCGCACGACGGCTGGCAGGGCCTGCTGGCCGAACAGCGGGCCTGCCTCGACGACTTCTGGGCCCGCGCGGACGTCGAGGTGGAGGGCGACGAGGAGGTCCAGCAGGCGGTCCGCTTCGCCCTGTTCCACGTCCTGCAGGCCGGCAGCCGCGCCGAGCAGCGCGCCATCCCGGCGAAGGGCCTGACCGGCTCCGGCTACGACGGGCACGCCTTCTGGGACACCGAGATGTTCGTGCTGCCCGTACTCACCCACACCGCCCCCGCGGCCGTCGCCGAGGCGCTGCGCTGGCGGTACAACACGCTGGACGAGGCACGGGAGCGCGCGGCCCAACTGGGGCTCGGCGGCGCCGCGTTCCCCTGGCGGACCATCGCGGGACCGGAGGGCTCGGCGTACTGGCCGGCCGGCACCGCCGCCTTCCATGTGAACGCAGGCATAGCCGACGCCGTGATCCGGTACGTCGAAGCCACCGGGGACACCGAGTTCGAACGCGAGGCCGGCGTGGAACTGCTGGCGGAGACGGCCCGGCTGTGGCGCTCGCTGGGCCACCACGACTCCCGCGGCGTCTTCCACATCGACGGCGTCACCGGACCCGACGAGTACAGCGCGGTCGCCGACGACAACACGTACACGAACCTCATGGCCCGGCAGAACCTGCTCGCCGCGGCCGACGCCGTCGAACGCCATCCGCGCGAGGCGGCCCGGCTCGGCATCGACGAGGAGGAGAGCGCGGCCTGGCGGGACGCAGCCGAGGCCATGCACATCCCCTACAACGCCGAACTCGGCGTCCACGAGCAGCACGCCGGGTTCACCCGCTACCAGCGCTGGGACTTCGCCGCCACCCGCGCCGACCAGTACCCCCTGCTCCTCCATTTCCCCTACTTCGACCTCTACCGCAAGCAGGTGATCAAACAGGCCGACCTGGTGCTGGCCATGTACACCTGCGGCGACTTCTTCACCACGGGACACGCCGAGGAGGACGAGGACCAGGTCGCCCGGAACTTCGCCTACTACGAGCCGCTGACCGTCCGGGACTCCTCCCTGTCGGCCTGCTGTCAGGCCGTCATCGCCGCCCAGGCGGGCCATCCGGACCTCGCCTACGCCTACACCACCGAGGCGGCCCTGATGGATCTGCAGGACCTGGAGCACAACACCCGCGACGGGCTGCACATCGCCTCGCTGGCCGGCACGTGGATGGCGCTGGTGGCGGGCTTCGGCGGGATGCGCCGCGACGGCGAGCGCCTGCGGTTCGCGCCACGCCTGCCCGACCGGCTGAGCAGGCTCGCCTTCAACGTCGGGTTCCGCGGGCGGCGGCTGCGCGTGGACATCGGTGCGGACAAGGCGACGTACGCGCTGCTGGACGGGCCGCCGCTGACCCTGCGCCATCATGGGGAGCCGCTGACGGTGAGCACCTATGAGCCGGCCGTACGGGCCGTACCGCCGGCTGTCCGCCGCCCCGCCCCTCGGCAGCCGCGGCATCGGGAGCCGAACGGCGGCCTGTAG
- a CDS encoding BlaI/MecI/CopY family transcriptional regulator, whose protein sequence is MAGTGSRGRAERRSAGELESEVLAALWATERPLTPAEIQAEIDGGLAYNTVHTILKRLFDKGLVLRDADGRRGAYRPAKNAAELTAEAMHEALDRGPDPIAALQQFVTGLRPEEERALRELLGGGGA, encoded by the coding sequence ATGGCTGGCACAGGGTCCCGCGGCAGGGCGGAGCGGCGCAGCGCCGGTGAGCTGGAGAGCGAGGTGCTGGCCGCGCTGTGGGCCACCGAGCGGCCGCTGACCCCGGCGGAGATCCAGGCCGAGATCGACGGCGGACTCGCCTACAACACGGTGCACACCATCCTCAAACGCCTCTTCGACAAAGGGCTCGTCCTGCGCGACGCCGATGGGCGGCGCGGTGCGTACCGGCCGGCGAAGAACGCGGCCGAGCTGACCGCCGAGGCGATGCACGAGGCCCTGGACCGGGGCCCGGACCCGATCGCCGCGCTGCAGCAGTTCGTGACCGGGCTGCGCCCCGAGGAGGAGCGGGCACTGCGCGAACTGCTCGGCGGAGGCGGCGCATGA
- a CDS encoding M56 family metallopeptidase, which produces MRFDVYSPLVLSLLLSAVGPLIARRVAPALAVRVLTSAAVLTAAATTWSLLLLATALLGDAPPVIHEAREDGRTVTDPVPEAIGLAACLALAVIALRVHRAVRAERCTRRTLRRLCAGHPADSELIVAASEVPQAFTIPGRPGRILVTSAMLSALDPAERRVLLAHERAHLAHRHGPLVTAATLAAAADPLLEPVRTAVGFLVERWADEHAAATVGDRRTTARALARAALTAGRARAACALHFTDRSVTRRIAALQTSPPPQLWPAAAAVLLLGTLPALLAADATSDLLGQLSGVLN; this is translated from the coding sequence ATGAGGTTCGACGTGTACAGCCCGCTGGTGCTGTCCCTGCTGCTGTCGGCGGTCGGGCCGCTGATCGCCCGGCGGGTCGCTCCGGCGCTCGCCGTCCGCGTGCTGACCTCGGCGGCCGTGCTGACCGCCGCGGCCACCACCTGGTCGTTGCTCCTGCTGGCCACCGCACTGCTCGGGGACGCACCGCCGGTGATCCACGAGGCCCGCGAGGACGGGCGGACGGTCACCGATCCGGTGCCCGAGGCGATCGGCCTCGCGGCCTGCCTGGCGCTGGCGGTGATCGCCCTGCGGGTGCACCGGGCCGTGCGCGCCGAGCGGTGCACCCGGCGGACCCTGCGCCGGCTGTGCGCGGGGCACCCGGCGGACAGCGAGCTGATCGTCGCCGCCTCCGAGGTGCCACAGGCGTTCACGATCCCGGGCCGGCCGGGCCGGATCCTGGTCACCTCGGCGATGCTGAGCGCCCTCGATCCCGCCGAGCGGCGGGTGCTCCTCGCGCACGAGCGCGCCCATCTCGCCCACCGGCACGGGCCGCTGGTCACGGCGGCGACGCTCGCGGCGGCGGCCGACCCGCTGCTCGAACCGGTGCGTACGGCCGTCGGCTTCCTCGTGGAGCGATGGGCCGACGAGCACGCGGCGGCCACGGTCGGCGACCGGCGCACCACCGCACGGGCGCTGGCCCGTGCCGCGCTCACCGCCGGCCGGGCCCGTGCCGCCTGCGCCCTCCACTTCACCGACCGGTCCGTCACCCGGCGGATCGCGGCCCTGCAGACGAGCCCGCCGCCCCAGCTGTGGCCGGCCGCGGCGGCCGTCCTCCTTCTCGGCACCCTCCCCGCTCTGCTCGCGGCCGACGCGACGAGCGACCTGCTGGGGCAGCTGTCGGGGGTGCTGAACTGA
- a CDS encoding lysylphosphatidylglycerol synthase domain-containing protein produces the protein MTPQDTELAALPVRRRAYWHAGFLLAVLLGGLYVARRHWPAVESGAGRLADADQGWLLLGATAALGTWAASALAQQGAVVRRLPGPRLVAAQFAASAAGHLLPAGLGAGAVNLRFLMRCGLPAGRSASAVAVKATAGAAARLALIALLAPVCPSLLHLPHLTPVALAVALSALALIGTLPMTPWWARCRQALSAVLAEIRALHGRPVRAAALWGGSLAFAALHSLVLISVTRAVALPLPPLQVALLYLAASGAAALLPTPGGLGSLDAALALGLTVAGAPGAAAASAVLGYRLLTVWLPLLPGLLVLGVLMRRKHL, from the coding sequence ATGACGCCGCAGGACACGGAACTCGCCGCACTCCCCGTCCGCCGCCGCGCCTACTGGCACGCCGGCTTCCTGCTCGCCGTCCTGCTCGGCGGGCTGTACGTGGCCCGCCGGCACTGGCCCGCCGTCGAGAGCGGCGCCGGACGGCTGGCCGACGCCGACCAGGGCTGGCTGCTGCTCGGCGCGACGGCGGCCCTCGGCACCTGGGCCGCGTCGGCGCTGGCCCAGCAGGGCGCGGTCGTCCGGCGGCTGCCCGGACCTCGGCTCGTCGCCGCCCAGTTCGCCGCCTCCGCCGCGGGCCATTTGCTGCCCGCCGGGCTCGGTGCCGGCGCGGTGAACCTGCGCTTCCTGATGCGCTGCGGACTGCCCGCGGGCCGCTCGGCCAGCGCCGTCGCCGTCAAGGCCACCGCCGGCGCCGCCGCCCGGCTGGCGCTGATCGCGCTGCTCGCCCCGGTGTGCCCGAGCCTGCTGCATCTGCCACACCTCACCCCGGTAGCCCTCGCCGTCGCCCTGAGCGCCCTCGCCCTGATCGGCACTCTGCCGATGACCCCGTGGTGGGCGCGCTGCCGGCAGGCCCTGTCGGCCGTCCTGGCCGAAATCCGCGCCCTGCACGGCCGCCCCGTGCGGGCGGCGGCCCTGTGGGGCGGCTCCCTCGCCTTCGCCGCGCTCCACTCCCTGGTCCTCATCTCCGTCACCCGGGCCGTCGCCCTGCCGCTGCCCCCGCTCCAGGTGGCCCTGCTGTACCTCGCCGCCAGCGGCGCCGCCGCCCTGCTGCCCACCCCGGGCGGCCTCGGCTCCCTGGACGCGGCGCTCGCCCTCGGCCTCACCGTCGCCGGCGCCCCCGGCGCGGCCGCCGCCTCCGCCGTACTCGGCTACCGGCTGCTGACCGTATGGCTGCCGCTGCTCCCTGGTCTGCTGGTGCTCGGGGTGCTGATGCGGCGCAAACACCTGTGA
- the prcB gene encoding proteasome subunit beta: MPVNDTAGLPGEAFFTPGTSSFTEFLAAHRPGLLPTAPALPDGVRAAPDRFPHGTTVLALTYGDGVLIAGDRRATMGNLIAQRDLEKVHPTDDHTAVAFAGTVGLAVDMVRLFQVELTHFEKIEGTPMSLPGKVTRLAAMIRQNLAQAMQGLAVVPLLAGYDLTAPERRGGRIFAFDAAGGLYEKHDFHAEGSGSPYARGALKKLYRPDLTRREAALAALQALYDAADDDSATGGPDLNRRIFPVVCVLTEDGFERLSETETEELSREMILRRAERPDGPHAAP; encoded by the coding sequence ATGCCGGTGAACGACACCGCTGGGCTGCCGGGCGAGGCGTTCTTCACGCCGGGGACGTCGTCCTTCACCGAGTTCCTGGCCGCGCACCGGCCCGGGCTGCTGCCCACCGCACCCGCACTGCCGGACGGCGTACGAGCGGCCCCCGACCGGTTCCCGCACGGCACCACCGTCCTCGCCCTCACCTACGGCGACGGCGTGCTGATCGCCGGCGACCGCCGGGCCACCATGGGCAACCTCATCGCCCAGCGCGACCTCGAGAAGGTGCACCCCACCGACGACCACACGGCCGTCGCCTTCGCGGGCACCGTCGGCCTGGCGGTCGACATGGTGCGGCTCTTCCAGGTGGAGCTGACGCACTTCGAGAAGATCGAGGGCACCCCGATGAGCCTGCCCGGCAAGGTGACCCGGCTCGCGGCCATGATCCGGCAGAACCTCGCCCAGGCCATGCAGGGTCTCGCCGTCGTCCCGCTGCTCGCCGGATACGACCTCACCGCACCCGAGCGCAGGGGCGGCCGTATCTTCGCCTTCGACGCGGCCGGCGGCCTCTACGAGAAACACGACTTCCACGCCGAGGGCTCCGGCTCCCCGTACGCCCGGGGCGCCCTGAAGAAGCTCTACCGGCCGGACCTCACCCGCCGCGAGGCCGCCCTCGCCGCGCTCCAGGCCCTGTACGACGCGGCGGACGACGACTCGGCCACCGGCGGTCCCGACCTGAACCGCCGTATCTTCCCGGTCGTCTGCGTCCTCACCGAGGACGGCTTCGAGCGGCTGTCCGAGACGGAGACGGAGGAACTGAGCCGGGAGATGATCCTCCGGCGCGCCGAACGCCCGGACGGACCGCACGCCGCGCCCTGA
- a CDS encoding phosphatase PAP2 family protein: protein MNRGKVAERAGTLALGAWMAFAVLAAVVVSDQGGPLYLDRGLLSWSLAHRPPEAVTVARGLTATGTGVVPYVLVVVAGLIAGRTARRRLVAVPLAALCLGAGQAVRYGVMELVARARPPRHDWQTQASGWSFPSGHATTAALTAGLLIVALCLRAPRGRTTLCLLVACWGAGVGLTRVFLGVHWFSDVVGGWLFAAGWLGVCVGVGARWAAKCHVRRAPEPGAPHPSETADGPLERDASQDPHRRGRSRPA, encoded by the coding sequence ATGAACCGCGGCAAGGTCGCGGAGCGGGCCGGCACGCTGGCCCTCGGCGCCTGGATGGCGTTCGCGGTGCTGGCCGCCGTCGTGGTGAGCGACCAGGGCGGCCCGCTCTATCTGGACCGGGGCCTGCTGTCCTGGTCCCTGGCGCACCGCCCGCCGGAGGCGGTGACGGTGGCTCGCGGGCTGACCGCCACGGGCACCGGTGTCGTGCCGTACGTCCTGGTGGTCGTGGCCGGGCTGATCGCGGGCCGCACCGCGCGCCGGCGGCTGGTGGCCGTGCCGCTCGCCGCGCTCTGCCTCGGCGCGGGCCAGGCGGTGCGGTACGGCGTGATGGAGCTGGTCGCCCGGGCCCGGCCGCCGCGGCACGACTGGCAGACCCAGGCCTCCGGCTGGTCGTTCCCCTCCGGTCACGCCACCACAGCCGCGCTGACGGCCGGCCTGCTGATCGTCGCCCTGTGTCTGCGCGCCCCACGCGGGCGGACCACGCTGTGTCTGCTCGTCGCCTGCTGGGGGGCGGGAGTCGGTCTGACCCGTGTCTTCCTGGGCGTGCACTGGTTCTCCGACGTGGTCGGCGGCTGGCTGTTCGCGGCCGGCTGGCTCGGTGTCTGCGTCGGCGTGGGGGCCCGGTGGGCGGCCAAGTGTCATGTCCGCCGTGCCCCGGAGCCGGGCGCGCCCCATCCGAGCGAGACGGCCGACGGGCCGCTGGAGAGAGATGCGTCCCAGGATCCTCATCGTCGAGGACGATCACGCCCTGCGTGA